One part of the Humulus lupulus chromosome 9, drHumLupu1.1, whole genome shotgun sequence genome encodes these proteins:
- the LOC133799576 gene encoding uncharacterized protein LOC133799576, with translation MTTPDVEMPSAQPTAPATPFVDLAAEVARKQAPPTFEEKADPMVAEDWLRLVEAIFDHMELNDRQRVSCAVYLLKMDARIWWDVIKQTRDLNTMTWAEFVQAFRKYYSSTMLATKVDEFVTLVQGNLSVTDYAQKFDRLARFAPEVVPTETFAEVVSYAEVLDKSLEAEYLEERIWKDNAARRENYRNKGFHEGNKRKANEGQNSGADKRPRT, from the exons ATGACAACCCCTGACGTAGAAATGCCATCAGCTCAACCTACAGCTCCAGCAACACCATTTGTGGACCTGGCTGCAGAGGTAGCAAG AAAGCAAGCCCCACCAACCTTTGAAGAGAAAGCTGATCCAATGGTGGCAGAGGATTGGTTAAGGTTGGTTGAGGCTATCTTTGATCATATGGAGTTGAATGATCGCCAAAGGGTTTCTTgcgcagtttatttacttaagatggatgcacgGATTTGGTGGGATGTGATTAAACAGACCCGTGATctgaataccatgacttgggcggAGTTCGTCCAGGCTTTCAGGAAGTATTACAGTTCAACTATGCTAGCTACTAAGGTTGATGAGTTTGTAACTCTAGTACAAGGGAACCTATCTGTTACTGattatgcacagaagttcgatcgaTTGGCTAGATTTGCTCCTGAAGTGGTACCGACTGAAACATT TGCTGAAGTGGTCAGTTATGCAGAAGTACTTGATAAATCTCTTGAAGCTGAGTATTTGGAAGAAcggatatggaaggataatgccgcCAGAAGAGAGAACTATCGAAACAAGGGATTCCATGAGGGAAACAAGAGAAAGGCTAATGAAGGGCAGAATAGTGGCGCTGATAAGAGACCCAGAACTTAA